The region GCACCCCGCAAAGGATCTCGACGGCGGCGGCCAGGCCGTAGCCCTTGTGGCTGCTTAGCTCCGGGCTGCTCCCCAGGGGCGTGAGCCGGCGAAATGCGGCGGCCCGCCGGGGGCTGGTGACGGGCCTGCCCGCCGGGTCCAGCGCCCAGCCGGCGGGGATCGAGCGCCCTCTGCGCCAGGCACCCAGGAGCCGCCCCAACGGGACGGTGCTGGTGGCCATGTCGAGCAGGAACGGACGGTTGCGGCGAGCGGGCGCCGCAACGGCCAGGGGATTGGTCCCCAGCACGGCCTGGATGCCGAAGGTGGGGACGACCGCAGGGGTTCGCGTATTGGTCATCGCCACGCCGAGAAGCCCTTCTCTCGCGGCCAGGGCGGCGTAGGCGCCCGCTGCCCCGAAGTGGCCGGAGTTTCGGACGGCCACGGCCCCCAGGCCGGTGCCTCGGCACTTGGCGATGGCGAGCTTCATCGCGGTGTCCGCGGGGACGTGCCCCAGGCCTCCCCCGCCGTCCACCAGGGCCGTAGTCGGGCCCTCGCGTACGGTTTCGATCCGCGGGGCCGGGTTCCAACGGCCGGCCGTCACCCCGCGGTGGTACTCCAGGAGCATGGCGCAGCCGTGGGAGTCGATGCCGTGCCGGTCCGCATACAAGAGGTGTTCCGCGGTAACGGCGATGTGGTCTTCGGGCAGGCCCCAGGCGCGAAGGATGGTCGTCACCTGGGCAGTGAGGGTGTCGGGGGAGAACGTGCGGCGCGGCCAAAGCCCCAGGGCGGGCACCCCGGTGCGGTCCAGCGCGAGGGAGGCCGTCCACAAAGGCCCCGCATCCCGCAGAAGGCGGCGGGCCCGGGTCCAGGCGGCGCGAAGCGCGGTCACGGGCGGTCCCCGGGGTTCTTTCGGCCGGTGCTCACAGGAAGAGCTGGCGCACGCTGCGCAGGTGGGGGAGCCGGCGCAGCTCTTCGAGCACGGGCTCGGGGGCGGGCTCGTCCACGTTCACCAGGGTGATGGCCTTCCCCCCGGCCTCGGTGCGGCCGTTGTACATCCCCGCGATGTTGATCCCGTTTCGTCCCAGGCACAGCCCGATGTCCCCGATGACGCCGGGCACGTCGTCGTTGGAGAGGAGCAGCAGCGTGCCCCGGGGCAGGGCGTCCAGGCGGTACTCGTCGAAGCGCACGATCCGGGGCTCCCGGCGCCCGAAGACGGTGCCCTCCAGCACCCGTCGGCCCCAGGGACCGGCGACCTCCA is a window of Thermodesulfobacteriota bacterium DNA encoding:
- a CDS encoding Ldh family oxidoreductase, with the translated sequence MTALRAAWTRARRLLRDAGPLWTASLALDRTGVPALGLWPRRTFSPDTLTAQVTTILRAWGLPEDHIAVTAEHLLYADRHGIDSHGCAMLLEYHRGVTAGRWNPAPRIETVREGPTTALVDGGGGLGHVPADTAMKLAIAKCRGTGLGAVAVRNSGHFGAAGAYAALAAREGLLGVAMTNTRTPAVVPTFGIQAVLGTNPLAVAAPARRNRPFLLDMATSTVPLGRLLGAWRRGRSIPAGWALDPAGRPVTSPRRAAAFRRLTPLGSSPELSSHKGYGLAAAVEILCGVLPGLRSGGGAGADPRVGHFCLALDPGCFCDGDTFGEDLDILLDSLRSSTPRNPRQPVLVAGDPEYAAKEERLRRGIPLSRGVVEDLRTICRAWEVPFLLEPEAAVRP